The Candidatus Pelagibacter sp. IMCC9063 genome has a window encoding:
- a CDS encoding ABC transporter ATP-binding protein → MDKIELIKRIFRTQVKRYISQILVIFLFIFISAIATAGVAWLLDPAIKKIFIEKDVTLLFVIPGLIVLAFVIKSISIYIIRIKTIKISFNVTKNIQILMAEKILKSDTAFLANKHSGRFISNFTNDTQILLNVINGTAISVIKEFVTLIALMSLMFYQNWKLSILAIIMIPVAGYFSKRIGKKMGKIVNQSLQASEVFTKFLSEILKATSVIKIFQKEDEELNKFRKVIENRIDKLTRVERTRFGANPIMETITGMAIGIVVLAGGYLSIRNEIEIGSFFSFLTALMLAYQPVRALSGVNIAINEGLTAAQRIYQLLDNKDNISENSNKKDLIIQNKDIQFKDVGFQYPDGTQAIKNLSTKIKGGQTTALVGKSGSGKSSFINLIPKLYNINNGSITIDSQNINEVSLASLRKEIAVVSQEVILFDDTIEANIAYGRVDATKEEVILASQNAAADEFIRELPNGYDTIVGENGVKLSGGQKQRISIARAMLKNSSIILLDEATSALDSESEAKVKHAIDNLIKNRTTIVIAHRLSTIKNADKIIVLSEGSLVGEGNHEELLAESDTYKKLYTQEIAG, encoded by the coding sequence ATGGACAAAATAGAGCTAATTAAAAGAATTTTTAGAACACAAGTTAAAAGATACATATCTCAAATTTTAGTAATTTTTTTATTTATTTTTATCTCTGCTATAGCGACTGCTGGTGTGGCCTGGTTACTAGACCCAGCTATTAAAAAAATATTTATCGAAAAAGATGTAACATTATTATTTGTAATACCTGGCTTAATTGTCTTGGCTTTTGTGATTAAATCAATTTCAATTTACATCATAAGAATTAAAACAATTAAAATTTCATTTAACGTTACTAAAAATATTCAAATTCTTATGGCTGAAAAGATTTTAAAATCTGATACGGCTTTCTTGGCTAATAAACATTCTGGAAGGTTTATTTCCAATTTTACAAATGATACGCAAATCCTATTAAACGTAATTAATGGTACGGCAATTTCAGTAATAAAAGAGTTCGTTACACTCATTGCTCTAATGAGTCTAATGTTCTACCAAAATTGGAAATTAAGTATTTTAGCAATAATAATGATTCCTGTGGCAGGCTACTTTTCAAAAAGAATTGGTAAAAAAATGGGTAAAATCGTAAATCAAAGCTTGCAAGCTAGCGAGGTATTTACAAAATTTTTATCTGAAATTCTGAAGGCTACCTCTGTTATTAAAATTTTCCAGAAAGAGGACGAGGAATTAAATAAATTTAGGAAAGTTATAGAAAATAGAATCGACAAATTGACCAGGGTTGAAAGAACTAGATTTGGTGCCAATCCAATTATGGAAACAATTACAGGAATGGCTATTGGTATTGTTGTTTTGGCAGGTGGCTATTTAAGTATTCGAAATGAAATTGAAATAGGTAGTTTCTTTTCATTTTTGACCGCTCTGATGCTTGCGTATCAACCAGTCCGAGCCTTGTCCGGTGTTAATATTGCAATCAATGAAGGACTTACCGCAGCACAAAGAATTTATCAACTCCTCGATAACAAAGATAATATTTCTGAAAATTCTAATAAAAAAGATTTAATTATTCAAAATAAAGATATCCAATTTAAAGATGTGGGCTTCCAATACCCTGATGGCACTCAAGCAATAAAAAATCTTTCTACCAAAATTAAAGGAGGCCAAACAACTGCACTAGTAGGAAAAAGTGGTTCTGGAAAATCTAGCTTTATCAATCTTATTCCAAAACTTTACAATATTAATAACGGATCCATTACTATCGATTCGCAAAATATTAATGAAGTCAGTCTTGCTTCTCTTCGAAAAGAAATTGCTGTTGTTTCTCAAGAGGTAATTTTATTTGACGATACTATTGAAGCTAATATAGCGTATGGAAGAGTAGATGCTACCAAAGAAGAGGTAATTTTAGCTAGCCAAAATGCAGCTGCGGATGAGTTTATTCGAGAACTTCCAAATGGCTACGACACTATCGTTGGAGAAAATGGTGTAAAACTATCAGGGGGCCAAAAACAGAGAATATCTATTGCTAGAGCCATGCTAAAAAATAGTTCTATTATTTTATTAGATGAGGCCACATCTGCTTTAGATTCGGAGTCAGAAGCAAAAGTTAAACATGCCATAGATAATTTAATTAAAAATAGAACAACAATTGTTATAGCTCATAGACTATCTACTATTAAGAATGCTGATAAAATCATTGTTCTTTCCGAAGGGTCCTTGGTTGGGGAAGGAAATCATGAAGAGCTTTTGGCTGAATCGGATACTTATAAAAAATTATACACTCAAGAAATTGCTGGCTAG
- a CDS encoding TldD/PmbA family protein → MIKDKAFLEKISQFCLDKAKKLGATDCEIAVGNSISESISYRNKQVEQSDRSDNFSIGLTTYIDNKKSNVSSSNIKKDDIFELIERCIAMTKITPEDKYSSMPKESFLATKDISLNLFDKIELDNNYKINFLQEMEEEAFSNSKITNSNGCSFSEAKSNFILTNSLGFSKGYETSMFSAGCAVVAEDKGLMETDYEYSTKRFSNELLNSKKIGSSAANRAVRRLNAKKIESTKIPVIFDKRISKSLLSSFASAISGSAFSRGTTFLKNKLKEEVFSSSINVFDDPLIQKGLGSQPFDSEGVTSNKLSLVENGKLQNIFLDTYNSNILGVETNGRSGGSTNLYFENGKNTLKEIIQAQKKTLYITDLIGRGSDTITGDYSVGASGILIENGELGYAVNEITIAGNLLDMYKNLDLANDLEFTYTTNAPSIIINQMTIAGK, encoded by the coding sequence ATGATTAAAGACAAAGCATTTTTAGAAAAAATCTCTCAATTTTGTCTAGATAAGGCAAAAAAACTTGGTGCAACAGATTGTGAGATTGCCGTTGGCAATTCTATCTCAGAAAGTATTTCTTATCGTAATAAGCAAGTTGAACAATCTGACAGATCCGATAATTTTTCTATTGGCCTAACTACATATATTGACAATAAAAAATCTAATGTGTCATCCTCCAATATAAAAAAGGATGATATTTTCGAACTGATTGAAAGATGTATCGCAATGACAAAAATAACTCCTGAAGATAAATATTCTTCTATGCCCAAAGAAAGTTTTCTAGCGACAAAGGATATTTCTTTAAATTTATTTGACAAAATAGAGCTCGATAATAACTATAAGATTAATTTTTTACAAGAAATGGAAGAGGAAGCCTTTTCTAATAGCAAAATTACTAATTCAAATGGATGTTCTTTTTCAGAGGCAAAGTCTAATTTTATTCTAACTAATAGTTTGGGTTTTTCAAAAGGGTATGAAACCTCCATGTTCTCCGCTGGTTGTGCGGTAGTGGCTGAAGACAAGGGATTAATGGAAACAGACTATGAATACTCAACAAAAAGATTTTCAAATGAGTTACTAAACTCAAAAAAAATTGGATCTTCGGCTGCTAACAGAGCAGTCAGGCGGCTTAATGCAAAAAAAATAGAAAGTACAAAAATTCCAGTTATATTCGATAAGCGTATTTCAAAAAGCTTATTGTCAAGTTTTGCTAGTGCAATTTCAGGCTCCGCATTCTCGAGAGGAACCACTTTTTTAAAAAATAAACTAAAAGAGGAAGTTTTTTCAAGTTCCATAAATGTATTTGATGACCCTTTAATTCAAAAGGGTTTGGGATCTCAGCCTTTTGATTCTGAGGGAGTGACTAGCAATAAATTGTCTTTGGTTGAAAATGGAAAATTGCAAAATATTTTTTTAGATACCTACAATTCTAATATTTTAGGAGTAGAAACTAATGGCAGAAGTGGGGGTAGCACAAATTTATATTTTGAAAATGGAAAAAATACACTTAAGGAAATAATTCAAGCACAAAAAAAAACACTTTATATAACAGATCTAATTGGTCGTGGTTCTGACACAATTACTGGAGATTATAGCGTGGGTGCTTCTGGTATTCTTATAGAAAATGGTGAGTTAGGATATGCCGTTAACGAAATAACAATTGCAGGAAACCTTTTGGATATGTACAAAAATTTAGATTTGGCTAATGATCTTGAATTCACTTACACTACCAATGCCCCTTCTATAATTATTAATCAAATGACTATTGCTGGTAAATAA
- the ubiA gene encoding 4-hydroxybenzoate octaprenyltransferase yields the protein MRKYFKLIRLDKPAGIFLLFWPCAWGLVIANSSINNDILFYKYLILFFFGSVLMRSAGCVYNDIIDRKIDQKVKRTSARPVAIGSVSVSQAWSVIFLLIFLSLIILFQFNLNSIIFGLSSGILVAIYPFMKRITYWPQLFLGITFNWGVILAWLAFEGEFSFAPVLLYISAILWTLGYDTIYGMQDIKDDLKIGIKSTSIKFEKKIKFFLLFCYLTSISFLLVSLKVLNTNIYTYILAILSSGILFFQILVYEKDKPEKNFKLFALNNYYGLSIFLTLMVTINND from the coding sequence ATGAGAAAATATTTTAAACTTATTCGCTTAGATAAGCCTGCTGGTATTTTTCTACTTTTTTGGCCTTGCGCCTGGGGCCTTGTTATAGCCAACTCTAGTATCAATAATGACATATTATTTTACAAATATTTAATTTTATTTTTTTTTGGATCTGTTCTGATGAGAAGCGCTGGTTGCGTATATAATGACATTATTGATCGAAAAATAGATCAAAAAGTAAAACGAACTAGTGCAAGGCCTGTAGCCATAGGAAGTGTTTCAGTTTCTCAGGCTTGGTCTGTAATTTTTTTATTAATTTTTTTATCTTTAATTATACTTTTTCAATTTAATTTAAATTCTATTATTTTTGGACTAAGCTCTGGAATTTTGGTTGCCATCTATCCTTTTATGAAGAGAATAACTTACTGGCCTCAATTATTTTTAGGTATTACTTTTAATTGGGGTGTGATTTTAGCCTGGCTTGCTTTTGAAGGCGAATTTTCTTTTGCTCCTGTATTATTATACATCTCGGCAATTTTATGGACTTTAGGCTACGACACTATTTATGGGATGCAGGATATTAAAGATGATCTCAAAATAGGGATTAAATCTACATCAATTAAATTTGAAAAAAAAATAAAATTTTTTTTATTATTTTGCTACCTGACTTCGATTAGTTTTTTATTAGTTTCACTAAAAGTCTTAAATACAAATATTTATACCTATATATTGGCAATATTGTCCTCTGGAATCTTATTTTTTCAAATTTTGGTATATGAAAAAGACAAGCCAGAAAAAAATTTTAAATTATTTGCATTAAATAATTATTATGGTTTATCTATCTTTTTGACGTTAATGGTAACAATAAACAATGATTAA